The following are from one region of the Leucobacter sp. Psy1 genome:
- a CDS encoding LysR substrate-binding domain-containing protein, with product MSIVARPVPAFTLKQLAYLVAAADSGTVAGAATRLNVSPSALSDAITELETAMREQLCVRRRAHGLTLTPSGDRVVAHARRMLAEADELARAVGGTDTLSGPIVIGCYPTLAPTVLPRLLREFGAEHPQVDLTIREATQDQLADDIAEGRVDVAFVYDMLVSPETERVQLAAFPAHVVLAADHPLADRDTVRLADLVDDDLILLDAPPSSEHTLSVFAAQGLTPRVRHRTSSYEVVRTLVARGLGYGILVSRVANPRSYEGLPLVAKPIQPPVRPVAIDMIWAPNRPVPARTRALIGFARGLDWGAA from the coding sequence ATGAGCATCGTCGCCCGCCCCGTCCCCGCGTTCACTCTGAAGCAGCTGGCCTACCTCGTCGCGGCGGCTGACTCCGGGACGGTTGCGGGAGCCGCGACCCGGCTCAACGTTTCACCCTCGGCGCTCTCCGACGCGATCACCGAGCTCGAGACGGCCATGCGGGAGCAGCTGTGCGTCCGCCGGCGCGCGCACGGCCTCACGCTCACCCCGAGCGGCGATCGGGTCGTGGCCCACGCTCGGCGCATGCTCGCCGAGGCCGACGAACTCGCCCGCGCCGTCGGCGGCACCGACACGCTCTCTGGGCCCATCGTGATCGGGTGCTACCCGACTCTCGCCCCGACCGTGCTGCCGCGACTGCTCCGAGAGTTCGGTGCCGAGCACCCGCAGGTCGATCTCACGATCCGTGAGGCGACGCAAGATCAGCTCGCCGACGACATCGCGGAGGGACGTGTCGACGTCGCGTTCGTCTACGACATGCTCGTATCGCCCGAGACCGAGCGGGTGCAGCTCGCGGCATTCCCCGCGCACGTGGTGCTGGCCGCCGATCACCCGCTCGCGGATCGCGACACGGTCAGGCTCGCCGACCTCGTGGACGACGACCTCATCCTCCTCGACGCTCCCCCGTCGAGCGAGCACACCCTCTCGGTCTTCGCCGCGCAGGGGCTCACTCCGCGGGTGCGGCACCGCACCTCGAGCTACGAGGTGGTCCGCACGCTCGTCGCACGCGGACTCGGGTACGGGATCCTCGTCTCGCGCGTCGCGAATCCGCGGAGCTACGAGGGGCTCCCGCTCGTCGCGAAGCCCATCCAACCGCCCGTCAGGCCGGTCGCGATCGACATGATCTGGGCCCCGAACCGGCCGGTCCCCGCGCGCACCCGAGCACTCATCGGGTTCGCGCGGGGACTGGACTGGGGTGCGGCTTAG
- a CDS encoding cytochrome P450, with product MSTEAPIADWVTIPDLYRDPFPIYERLRAEGGVHWVPSVNRYLVTSYAAVHETELDQEVFSADEEGSLQIRAMGHSMLRRDDPEHYIERKAWQPALRPGAVQRVWKAKFQRNAERYLEELIAKGPGADLVWDFAAPFAAESLRELIGLHNATQQDLQRWSQTMIDATGNYADDPEVWALGKQSFDEVDVALDEMLTWHAANPNESLLSQLLQIPDYRMPLERIRANVKMTIGGGLNEPRDALGVAAWGLLSHPEQRAAVEADPTLWNAAFDETIRWVAPIGLYSRQVKRDTELAGVRLPAGARLGICILSANRDERVWEDPDRFDVRREVKPHLAFGKGVHVCLGAWAARAEVAEVALPLLFSSLEGLALTDEDPAEIGGWVFRGMTKLPVTWTGRRTGATGSPAAQAAPAPRIAIVGSGPSGCFSAQALRRTFPASPIEVFDELPTPYGLVRYGVAADHQGTKAVARQFDRLFSAEDVRFRGNVRLGADVTLRELEDAYDIVVLATGLHADAPLTVPGAEPGSQLSRVRGAGEVTRFLNGYPDAAEPEPLGERVVIVGHGNVAMDLARIIARDAAGFAGSDIDDAAHRRFTERVQTIHLLGRSGAPEAKFDPVMVRELAGLPGVAHRVHGAGELPSDGRDARVDAVRELTRSEVVDPRVTIEWWFGATPLAITGVDAVTAVEVRCADGDERLPADDVITAIGFTGEADASRELQPGAHPDGRIAAGLYTAGWLRRGPRGTIPDQRTDARELAQKIVADLQSGAVTTTAPGLPPLATEIGFEGWRRIDLRERLTAAPGRERTKLATRAAQLEAAADATLELPPLPDDAVGANGDGFSPGIGTTVLFGTESGGAELVAEELRRLFSDDADVEVRDLGETSVGDLDAERLHLLVCSTYGDGEVPTAARPFLAELGAEQPDLAGLRFAVFGMGDRSYDRTYSRGSELIAEALRACGAAQVGEYGRHDAGGPIPAAEAAREWVTGVFAALPSPELPSPARG from the coding sequence ATGAGTACCGAAGCACCGATCGCCGACTGGGTGACGATTCCCGATCTGTACCGCGATCCGTTCCCGATCTACGAACGCCTCCGCGCCGAGGGCGGCGTCCACTGGGTGCCGAGCGTCAACCGCTACCTCGTCACCTCGTACGCGGCGGTCCACGAGACCGAGCTCGACCAGGAGGTCTTCTCGGCCGACGAGGAGGGCTCGCTGCAGATCCGGGCGATGGGGCATTCGATGCTCCGCCGCGACGACCCGGAGCACTACATCGAGCGCAAGGCCTGGCAGCCGGCCCTCCGCCCGGGAGCGGTGCAGCGGGTGTGGAAGGCGAAGTTCCAGCGCAACGCCGAGCGATACCTTGAGGAACTCATCGCGAAGGGCCCCGGAGCCGATCTCGTCTGGGACTTCGCGGCGCCCTTCGCGGCAGAGAGCCTGCGAGAGCTCATCGGCCTCCACAACGCGACCCAACAGGATCTGCAGCGCTGGTCGCAGACCATGATCGATGCGACCGGCAACTACGCCGACGACCCCGAGGTGTGGGCGCTCGGCAAGCAGTCGTTCGACGAGGTGGACGTCGCGCTCGACGAGATGCTCACCTGGCACGCCGCGAACCCCAACGAGTCGCTGCTCTCCCAACTGCTGCAGATTCCCGACTACCGGATGCCGCTCGAGCGGATCCGCGCGAACGTCAAGATGACGATCGGCGGCGGCCTGAACGAACCCCGAGATGCCCTGGGTGTGGCGGCGTGGGGACTCCTCTCGCATCCGGAGCAGCGGGCGGCGGTCGAGGCAGATCCCACCCTCTGGAACGCGGCGTTCGACGAGACGATCCGCTGGGTCGCCCCCATCGGCCTGTACTCGCGCCAGGTGAAGCGCGACACGGAACTCGCCGGTGTCCGGCTGCCTGCAGGCGCGCGGCTCGGGATCTGCATCCTCTCGGCGAACCGGGATGAGCGGGTGTGGGAGGATCCGGATCGCTTCGACGTGCGCCGGGAAGTGAAGCCGCACCTCGCGTTCGGCAAGGGCGTGCACGTGTGCCTGGGGGCCTGGGCGGCGCGCGCCGAGGTCGCTGAGGTCGCCCTCCCGCTGCTGTTCTCCTCGCTCGAGGGACTCGCGCTCACGGATGAGGATCCGGCGGAGATCGGCGGCTGGGTGTTCCGTGGCATGACGAAGCTGCCGGTCACCTGGACGGGCCGCCGTACCGGTGCGACGGGATCGCCGGCTGCGCAGGCGGCGCCCGCTCCGCGCATCGCGATCGTCGGATCGGGGCCGTCCGGCTGCTTCTCGGCGCAGGCGCTGCGCCGCACGTTCCCGGCGTCGCCGATCGAGGTCTTCGACGAACTGCCGACGCCCTACGGTCTCGTCCGCTACGGCGTGGCCGCCGATCACCAGGGCACGAAAGCCGTCGCCCGCCAGTTCGATCGGCTCTTCAGCGCCGAGGATGTGCGTTTCCGCGGCAATGTCCGCCTCGGAGCGGACGTCACCCTGCGCGAACTGGAGGACGCGTACGACATCGTCGTGCTCGCGACGGGACTGCACGCTGATGCGCCGCTCACCGTCCCGGGAGCGGAGCCGGGAAGTCAGCTGAGTCGGGTGCGCGGGGCGGGCGAGGTGACCCGTTTTCTCAACGGGTACCCCGACGCGGCTGAGCCGGAGCCGCTCGGGGAGCGGGTCGTCATCGTGGGCCACGGCAACGTCGCGATGGATCTCGCGCGCATCATCGCCCGCGACGCGGCGGGCTTCGCGGGTTCAGACATCGACGACGCCGCGCACCGGCGGTTCACCGAGCGGGTGCAGACGATCCACCTGCTCGGGCGAAGCGGCGCGCCAGAGGCGAAGTTCGACCCCGTGATGGTGCGCGAGCTCGCCGGACTGCCGGGGGTGGCGCACCGAGTGCACGGTGCGGGTGAGCTCCCGAGCGATGGACGCGACGCCCGCGTCGACGCGGTGCGCGAGCTGACCCGATCCGAGGTCGTCGATCCGCGCGTCACTATCGAGTGGTGGTTCGGTGCGACGCCGCTGGCGATCACGGGTGTGGACGCGGTCACGGCCGTCGAGGTGCGCTGCGCGGACGGCGACGAGCGGCTCCCAGCAGACGATGTCATCACCGCGATCGGTTTCACGGGCGAAGCGGATGCCTCGCGTGAGCTGCAGCCGGGAGCGCACCCCGACGGACGCATCGCGGCGGGGCTCTACACGGCGGGCTGGTTGCGGCGCGGCCCGCGCGGCACGATCCCCGATCAGCGCACCGACGCGAGAGAGCTCGCGCAGAAGATCGTCGCCGATCTGCAGTCGGGCGCGGTGACGACGACGGCTCCGGGACTGCCGCCGCTTGCGACGGAGATCGGTTTCGAGGGGTGGCGACGCATTGATCTTCGCGAGCGCCTGACGGCGGCGCCGGGCCGCGAGCGAACGAAGCTCGCGACTCGCGCGGCGCAGCTCGAGGCTGCAGCGGATGCGACCCTGGAGCTGCCGCCGCTGCCTGACGACGCGGTGGGAGCCAACGGCGACGGCTTCAGCCCCGGCATCGGCACGACGGTGCTCTTCGGCACGGAGTCGGGCGGTGCAGAACTCGTCGCGGAGGAGCTGCGACGGCTCTTCAGCGATGACGCCGATGTCGAGGTGCGCGACCTCGGCGAGACGAGTGTTGGCGACCTCGACGCCGAGCGCCTGCACCTGCTCGTGTGTTCGACTTACGGTGACGGCGAGGTGCCCACGGCCGCCAGGCCGTTCCTCGCCGAGCTCGGTGCAGAGCAGCCCGACCTCGCGGGGCTCCGGTTCGCGGTGTTCGGCATGGGGGACCGCAGCTACGACCGCACGTACTCGCGCGGCAGCGAGCTCATCGCCGAGGCGTTGCGGGCGTGCGGGGCGGCCCAAGTGGGGGAGTACGGTCGGCACGACGCGGGCGGCCCGATCCCGGCGGCCGAGGCGGCGCGCGAGTGGGTGACGGGGGTGTTCGCGGCGCTGCCCTCACCGGAGCTGCCGTCGCCGGCACGCGGCTGA
- a CDS encoding histidine phosphatase family protein, producing the protein MIQLVLIRHGKSDWGDPGLADHDRTLNDRGLRDAPRMAERLAASVVGIERLLSSTAVRARTTAQIFGDTLGVAPKLDPDLYLAPAATLFEKAAVTGAAAVMVVAHDPGLSDLAATLSGGGIDHMPTCAVARFVWRSGSWDDVAGRVADEWSFDTPRDAAE; encoded by the coding sequence ATGATTCAGCTCGTACTCATACGCCACGGGAAGTCGGACTGGGGCGACCCCGGCCTGGCCGATCACGATCGCACACTGAACGACCGGGGGCTCCGCGATGCGCCCCGCATGGCCGAGCGGCTCGCCGCATCAGTTGTCGGGATCGAGCGGCTCCTCTCGAGCACCGCCGTGCGAGCCCGCACTACCGCGCAGATCTTCGGCGACACGCTCGGCGTCGCGCCGAAACTCGACCCCGACCTGTACCTCGCGCCCGCAGCAACGCTGTTCGAGAAGGCCGCGGTGACGGGCGCCGCCGCGGTCATGGTCGTGGCGCACGATCCAGGACTCTCCGACCTCGCCGCCACACTCTCGGGCGGCGGAATCGACCACATGCCGACCTGCGCCGTTGCCCGCTTCGTCTGGCGTTCCGGCTCATGGGATGACGTGGCCGGGCGGGTCGCCGACGAGTGGTCGTTCGACACGCCACGGGATGCCGCCGAGTAA
- a CDS encoding aldehyde dehydrogenase family protein, with amino-acid sequence MTTTESPTTAAPTTTPPSNPLIDAITVDPEQGRAIQDASSGETIGYAPVHTVADLDAAVGAARAAQTGWAALGHEERSRILHLAADEIDAHAEELARIIASEQGKPLNGAGARFEAAGCAVWVRNAADTVIEPELLFEAEGTRSELHYVPLGVVAAIGPWNWPALIGIWQIAPSLRMGNAVVVKPSSSTPLSVLAVVELMNRHLPDDVLTVVSGNREVGARIAGHPRIDKVMFTGSTETGREIVRNSADNLARLTLELGGNDPGIVLPGAKASEIAEALFWGIFINTGQTCAALKRLYVHESVHDDVVAALVSLAESVPMGPGADEENLLGPLTTPQQFDIVSRLVDDARQRGATVVTGGEAAPELGPRFYRTTIVTDISDGADLVEEEQFGPVIPVIRYTDLDDAVARANASDQGLGASVWGDPAEARRVADRLEAGTVWINQHGTLNPMVPFGGVKASGYGLEFGAHGLKSVAAPKVITV; translated from the coding sequence ATGACGACCACCGAATCACCGACCACAGCAGCACCCACCACAACGCCGCCGAGCAACCCACTGATCGACGCCATCACCGTCGATCCCGAGCAGGGCCGGGCGATCCAGGACGCCTCGAGCGGTGAGACGATCGGGTACGCCCCGGTTCACACGGTCGCCGACCTCGACGCGGCGGTCGGAGCCGCCCGTGCGGCGCAGACCGGCTGGGCCGCGCTCGGCCACGAGGAGCGCTCGCGCATCCTTCACCTCGCCGCAGACGAGATCGACGCTCACGCCGAGGAGCTCGCCCGCATCATCGCGAGCGAGCAGGGCAAACCCCTGAACGGCGCGGGGGCCCGCTTCGAAGCCGCCGGGTGCGCCGTATGGGTGCGCAACGCCGCCGACACTGTCATCGAACCCGAGCTGCTGTTCGAAGCCGAGGGCACCCGGTCCGAGCTCCACTACGTGCCGCTCGGCGTGGTCGCCGCAATCGGCCCGTGGAATTGGCCGGCGCTCATCGGTATCTGGCAGATCGCGCCGTCCCTCCGCATGGGGAACGCGGTGGTCGTCAAGCCGAGCAGCTCGACGCCGCTGAGCGTGCTCGCGGTCGTCGAGCTCATGAACCGGCACCTCCCTGACGACGTGCTGACCGTCGTGTCTGGCAACCGGGAGGTCGGTGCGCGGATCGCCGGGCACCCCCGCATCGACAAGGTCATGTTCACCGGCTCCACCGAGACCGGCCGCGAGATCGTGCGGAACTCCGCCGACAACCTCGCGCGCCTGACTCTGGAGCTCGGCGGCAACGACCCGGGCATCGTGCTCCCCGGCGCGAAAGCGTCGGAGATCGCCGAGGCGCTCTTCTGGGGCATCTTCATCAACACCGGGCAGACCTGCGCCGCATTGAAGCGGCTCTACGTCCACGAGTCGGTGCACGACGACGTGGTCGCGGCTCTGGTCTCACTCGCGGAGTCCGTGCCGATGGGGCCCGGTGCCGACGAGGAGAATCTGCTCGGCCCGCTGACGACCCCGCAGCAGTTCGACATCGTCAGCAGGCTCGTCGACGATGCGCGGCAACGCGGCGCGACCGTCGTCACCGGTGGCGAGGCGGCGCCAGAGCTCGGCCCGCGCTTCTACCGCACGACCATCGTGACGGACATCAGCGATGGCGCCGACCTCGTCGAGGAGGAGCAGTTCGGCCCCGTCATCCCGGTGATCCGCTACACCGACCTCGACGATGCGGTGGCCCGCGCGAACGCCTCCGACCAGGGCCTCGGAGCTTCGGTGTGGGGCGATCCAGCCGAGGCGCGTCGTGTTGCCGACCGCCTGGAGGCCGGCACCGTCTGGATCAACCAGCACGGCACCCTCAATCCCATGGTGCCGTTCGGCGGTGTCAAGGCGTCGGGGTACGGCCTCGAGTTCGGCGCGCACGGCCTCAAGTCGGTGGCGGCGCCGAAGGTGATCACGGTCTAA
- the dctP gene encoding TRAP transporter substrate-binding protein DctP produces the protein MFSTSHRRTRGGLRTSGLAIVAVAGLALTGCAGINNASGSGDAGGETVTWTLVTGAQADTPNAAVQDWFMDRVEEETDGRLSFERTATESLCKAPEVADCVRDGRAQIGVTVPDYTPQYFPSTSMVSIPFLSQNAQAAMQSIYDLHENYAPAQEIMERNGLHHVATWPVGRFLLGGHDPITSTDQFQGAQVRVSGPIIQQAIGDEGANIVAVTAPETYESVERGVVSAIGGAIDFPVNYGLMELLPEWTDPGVGQYSTFGMWVNAGAYEDLPDDLREALDRVTEELNTGEGIAAFNEVAAGQCEQMLEAPTVRSLNAWDEEQTAEWRDSLGDTGEQMWVDLATEQGLDDAQGVLDEYKAGLETYDDVAYDDATVACVTSFADR, from the coding sequence ATGTTCTCGACATCTCATCGCCGGACTCGCGGCGGCCTCCGCACGAGCGGACTCGCCATCGTCGCCGTCGCCGGCCTGGCCCTCACCGGATGCGCCGGCATCAACAACGCTTCGGGATCGGGTGACGCCGGCGGCGAAACCGTCACCTGGACGCTCGTCACGGGCGCGCAGGCCGACACCCCGAACGCCGCAGTGCAGGACTGGTTCATGGACCGGGTGGAGGAGGAGACCGACGGTCGTCTCTCATTCGAGCGGACAGCCACGGAATCGCTCTGCAAGGCGCCCGAGGTCGCCGATTGCGTGCGCGACGGACGCGCGCAGATCGGGGTGACGGTGCCCGACTACACGCCGCAGTACTTCCCGTCCACGAGCATGGTGAGCATCCCGTTCCTGAGCCAGAACGCACAGGCGGCGATGCAGTCCATCTACGATCTGCACGAGAACTACGCGCCCGCGCAGGAGATCATGGAGCGCAACGGACTGCACCACGTCGCCACGTGGCCCGTCGGCCGCTTCCTGCTCGGCGGGCACGACCCGATCACGAGCACCGACCAGTTCCAGGGTGCGCAGGTGCGCGTCTCTGGCCCGATCATTCAGCAGGCGATCGGCGACGAGGGGGCGAACATCGTGGCGGTGACCGCTCCGGAGACCTACGAGTCGGTCGAGCGCGGGGTCGTCTCCGCGATCGGCGGCGCCATCGACTTCCCCGTGAACTACGGCCTGATGGAGCTGCTGCCCGAGTGGACCGACCCAGGCGTGGGGCAGTACTCGACCTTCGGCATGTGGGTGAACGCCGGCGCGTACGAGGATCTGCCAGACGACCTGCGCGAAGCACTCGATCGGGTGACCGAGGAGCTCAACACGGGCGAGGGGATCGCCGCGTTCAACGAGGTCGCCGCGGGTCAGTGCGAGCAGATGCTCGAGGCCCCGACGGTGCGCTCGCTCAACGCGTGGGACGAGGAGCAGACCGCCGAGTGGCGCGACTCCCTCGGCGACACGGGCGAGCAGATGTGGGTCGATCTCGCCACGGAGCAGGGCCTCGACGACGCGCAGGGCGTGCTCGACGAGTACAAGGCCGGGCTCGAGACCTACGACGACGTCGCATACGACGACGCCACCGTTGCCTGCGTGACCTCCTTCGCCGACCGCTGA